One window from the genome of Tolypothrix sp. NIES-4075 encodes:
- a CDS encoding sensor histidine kinase produces MKTLSKTEILVVDDLPDNLRLVSNLLVEQGYVVRKATNGTMALRSAQAEPPDMILLDINMPDLDGYEVCRQLKTFDNTRAIPVIFLSALDDAIDKVKAFKVGGVDYITKPFQVEEMLIRIQTQLTVQRFTQTLEQQVEQRTTELSQALHYLKETQLQLVQHEKMSALGNLVAGVAHEINNPVGFIAGNLQPAIDYINDLFKLIDFYQTKMPDLEPDIADEIAAIDLDYLREDLLKLIHSMKLGVQRIRHISTSLRTFSRADRDYKVLFNIHEGIDSTIMILKHRLKPSDDRPEIEIVKDYANLPQIECFPGQLNQVFMNILANAIDALEDSNIGRSFTDIEVKPNRIIVKTELSNDIQFVSICIQDNGIGMRDDVKQKIFEHLFTTKAVGKGTGLGLAIAHQIVVEKHHGAIAVNSTLGEGTEFVITLPVKA; encoded by the coding sequence ATGAAAACTCTATCCAAAACTGAAATCCTTGTAGTTGACGATCTGCCAGACAATCTGCGCTTAGTGTCTAATTTGTTAGTAGAGCAGGGTTACGTTGTACGTAAAGCTACAAATGGTACGATGGCGTTGCGATCGGCTCAGGCAGAACCTCCAGACATGATTTTATTAGATATCAATATGCCCGATCTTGATGGCTATGAAGTGTGTCGCCAACTGAAAACCTTTGATAACACTCGTGCCATTCCTGTCATTTTTCTCAGTGCGCTCGATGATGCGATCGACAAGGTAAAAGCATTTAAGGTAGGTGGCGTAGACTACATTACCAAACCGTTCCAAGTTGAGGAAATGTTGATTCGCATTCAAACCCAACTGACGGTACAACGCTTCACTCAAACTTTAGAACAACAAGTTGAACAACGAACTACTGAACTTTCCCAAGCTTTGCATTATCTAAAGGAAACCCAACTCCAGTTGGTGCAGCACGAGAAAATGTCTGCTTTGGGCAATCTTGTGGCTGGAGTGGCTCACGAGATCAACAACCCTGTTGGTTTTATTGCTGGGAATTTGCAGCCTGCAATTGATTACATTAACGACTTGTTTAAGTTAATTGACTTTTATCAAACCAAGATGCCCGATCTTGAACCAGACATTGCAGACGAAATTGCTGCCATTGACTTGGACTATCTGCGAGAAGATTTGCTTAAGTTAATTCATTCAATGAAACTCGGAGTTCAACGCATCCGCCACATTAGCACGAGCTTACGTACTTTTTCCAGAGCCGATCGAGACTACAAAGTACTATTTAACATTCATGAGGGTATCGATAGCACAATTATGATTCTCAAACACCGCTTGAAACCGAGCGATGACCGTCCAGAGATCGAAATTGTCAAGGACTACGCTAATTTACCTCAAATCGAATGCTTTCCGGGACAACTTAATCAGGTGTTCATGAACATTCTGGCAAATGCGATCGATGCTTTGGAAGACTCGAATATAGGACGGAGTTTCACAGATATTGAAGTGAAGCCAAACCGGATTATAGTGAAAACTGAACTATCAAATGATATTCAATTCGTCAGCATCTGCATTCAAGACAACGGCATCGGCATGAGAGATGATGTCAAACAGAAGATTTTTGAGCATTTGTTCACCACAAAAGCCGTTGGTAAGGGAACAGGATTAGGATTAGCGATCGCCCATCAAATTGTCGTCGAAAAACATCATGGAGCGATCGCCGTCAATTCAACTTTAGGTGAGGGTACTGAGTTTGTAATTACGCTCCCAGTGAAAGCATAA
- a CDS encoding RibD family protein yields the protein MMQHRPHTTVVMAMSADGKIADVKRSPARFGSLADKAHLEKQVAASDAILFGAGTLRAYGTTLTVSHPQLLQQRTHLGKSAQPVHIVVTRSGKLNPEIHFFKQPVQRWLLTTTAGALFWQGRTEFEQILIFETPTQKIDIFTALQHLTNLGITRIALLGGGSLTASMLELNLIDELWLTVCPLILGGASAPTPVDGTGFLPQLAPRLQLLEVQTFEQEVFLHYRVQQLVD from the coding sequence ATGATGCAACATCGTCCTCATACCACTGTAGTTATGGCAATGAGTGCAGATGGCAAAATAGCAGATGTCAAGCGATCGCCTGCTCGATTTGGCTCTTTAGCTGACAAAGCACACCTGGAGAAGCAAGTAGCTGCCTCTGATGCCATTTTGTTTGGTGCTGGTACTCTTCGGGCTTACGGTACAACACTCACCGTATCGCATCCACAACTGCTGCAACAAAGAACACATTTGGGTAAATCTGCCCAGCCAGTTCATATAGTAGTTACACGCTCAGGCAAGCTAAATCCGGAAATTCACTTCTTTAAGCAGCCAGTTCAACGCTGGTTGCTCACTACAACAGCAGGAGCGCTCTTTTGGCAAGGTAGGACAGAATTTGAGCAAATTTTAATTTTTGAAACACCAACACAGAAAATTGACATTTTTACTGCCTTACAACATCTAACGAATCTAGGTATAACACGCATAGCCCTACTCGGTGGTGGTAGTTTGACTGCCTCCATGCTGGAATTGAATTTAATTGATGAATTATGGCTTACTGTCTGTCCGCTGATTTTGGGCGGTGCTAGTGCGCCCACACCAGTGGATGGTACAGGATTTTTACCACAATTGGCTCCCAGATTGCAACTACTAGAAGTTCAGACTTTTGAACAAGAAGTGTTTTTGCACTATCGAGTTCAACAATTAGTAGATTAA
- a CDS encoding ATP-binding protein, translated as MAKPSQSSFRRILVSRILLLFVPVLLAGEILALNKARSSLLETARKNLTESSQIKGEKIVDAIAALKSNLLSASQTTVIKSGSSWEAQQFINQLAQQLPTHIECIQLANLRNARIIASTCGDEPIAELKLPLLNDEIEVQAISVSLDGKTGKKDSINQLQLLLSAPVYDRFSNLHYVLRIKTALHQQIKNKRGSLTGSTVVIAEDGTILAHPLPARVGTNIKQHPDASRLEMILKRAIKGKRDSVTLYFKEGEQKEGTELVAGYTAIPNPITNQQQQKWIVLAVTSLDNALFGLGEIKLILLALTFGLISVSVLASLYLGRYLARPVEQLRDYALNLNSHHSAESIPHNFQIKEFNQLAQALNQMVERLKAWAEELEIAWKEAKTANHLKSKFLATTSHELRNPLHTIINCVQLVKDGMCDSREEEMEYLLHADKAAIHLLGIINDLLDLSKIEEGKLSVVTEPIDLRKLLQEVINLQSVNVQKKGLQLKIDLGEQVIAIKADAAKLKQVLINVIGNATKFTETGSIAIATEIENSFSQSQVIITVTDTGVGIDPAQQHKLFRPFVMADNANTRKFEGTGLGLAISRNLIELMGGTITLESAGINQGTTIAIALPLIDISLLSTSAHQEVSDETGASQIKEIEQISSQEKIFPSPRKIVEVEKSEHRLPPMGTSEEIGIWREVQETSAADTLRTTPNRDYHYY; from the coding sequence ATGGCTAAACCCAGTCAATCATCTTTCCGTCGAATTTTAGTGTCAAGAATTTTACTGCTGTTCGTTCCAGTTTTATTAGCAGGAGAAATTCTCGCATTAAACAAGGCACGTTCTAGCCTATTAGAAACTGCCAGGAAAAACTTAACAGAAAGTTCTCAGATTAAAGGGGAGAAGATTGTTGATGCGATCGCAGCCCTAAAATCTAACTTGTTAAGTGCCAGTCAAACAACAGTTATTAAGTCTGGTTCTTCTTGGGAAGCGCAACAATTTATCAACCAGCTAGCACAGCAATTGCCAACCCACATAGAATGTATTCAATTAGCAAATCTGCGAAACGCTAGGATTATTGCTAGTACTTGTGGTGACGAACCAATTGCCGAATTAAAATTACCTTTACTTAATGACGAAATTGAAGTTCAGGCAATTTCAGTATCACTAGACGGTAAAACTGGTAAAAAAGATTCAATAAATCAACTGCAATTACTCTTATCTGCCCCAGTTTACGATAGATTTAGTAACTTGCATTACGTTTTAAGAATTAAGACAGCATTACACCAACAGATAAAAAATAAGCGGGGTTCATTAACAGGCTCTACAGTAGTAATTGCTGAAGATGGGACAATTTTAGCACACCCACTGCCAGCAAGAGTGGGGACTAATATCAAACAGCATCCAGATGCTTCTCGGCTAGAAATGATATTGAAACGTGCGATCAAAGGAAAACGAGATTCTGTAACTTTATATTTCAAAGAAGGAGAACAAAAAGAAGGCACAGAATTAGTAGCTGGATACACAGCAATTCCTAATCCAATTACAAATCAACAGCAGCAAAAATGGATTGTTTTAGCCGTTACAAGTTTAGATAATGCTTTGTTTGGGCTTGGGGAAATCAAACTAATTTTACTCGCTTTAACCTTTGGCTTAATTAGCGTCAGTGTTTTGGCATCGTTGTATCTAGGTCGTTACTTAGCACGTCCTGTCGAACAATTGCGAGACTATGCCCTAAATCTTAACAGTCATCATTCTGCCGAATCAATTCCGCACAACTTTCAAATTAAAGAATTCAATCAACTAGCGCAAGCACTAAACCAAATGGTAGAAAGGCTTAAAGCTTGGGCAGAAGAATTAGAAATAGCTTGGAAAGAAGCCAAAACCGCCAATCATCTCAAAAGCAAGTTTTTAGCGACAACTTCCCATGAGTTGAGAAATCCACTTCATACGATTATTAACTGTGTTCAGCTAGTTAAAGATGGCATGTGTGATAGCCGTGAAGAAGAAATGGAGTATCTTTTACATGCCGATAAAGCCGCAATTCACTTGTTAGGAATCATTAATGATTTACTCGACCTTTCCAAAATTGAAGAAGGCAAGCTTTCAGTTGTCACAGAACCGATTGACTTGCGAAAATTATTGCAAGAGGTGATTAATTTACAATCAGTTAACGTGCAAAAAAAAGGCTTGCAATTAAAAATTGATTTAGGAGAGCAAGTAATTGCAATTAAGGCAGATGCAGCCAAACTGAAGCAAGTTTTGATTAATGTGATTGGCAACGCAACTAAGTTTACCGAAACCGGAAGCATTGCGATCGCCACAGAAATTGAAAATAGTTTTAGTCAATCTCAGGTGATTATCACCGTCACAGATACAGGTGTGGGCATCGATCCGGCTCAACAGCATAAACTATTTCGCCCCTTTGTGATGGCAGATAATGCAAACACACGCAAATTTGAAGGTACAGGATTGGGACTGGCGATTTCACGAAACTTAATCGAACTTATGGGAGGTACGATTACTCTAGAGAGTGCGGGTATTAACCAAGGTACCACGATTGCGATCGCTTTACCTTTAATTGATATCTCGCTGTTATCTACTTCAGCACATCAAGAAGTTTCAGACGAGACGGGGGCAAGTCAAATCAAAGAAATAGAGCAAATTAGTTCTCAAGAAAAGATTTTTCCCTCTCCTAGAAAAATAGTCGAAGTAGAAAAATCCGAGCATAGACTTCCTCCGATGGGAACTTCCGAAGAGATAGGAATATGGAGAGAAGTCCAAGAAACTTCTGCCGCAGACACTTTGCGGACGACTCCCAACCGCGATTATCATTATTATTAA